Part of the Labrenzia sp. CE80 genome, TTCAAGGCTCTACACTGCCCGCTCACAAGAGCGGCGACGAGACAGATAGCGAACTGGAAAAAGAAACGTCCAAATGTGACTTCGAGCGGTGGTAAGCTTGTCGACAGGTATTTGGCGATGATGTCCATCACCGGAATGATCAGCATCGCGCCGGACATAAGCGTGACAGCGAGGAAGCTGTCACCCGCATCGGTTCGTCCGTCTGGGGCGTTTGCCATCAGACGACCTGGGTGAGTAGTAGGTCGAGCTCAGAAATCGGCTGCATGGAGGCGAGCGCTGCACGGGCTTCTTCGCTGTCCTGGTTCATCTGTTCGATCAGGGCTTCGACAGTGTCGAACTTTTGTTCTCCGCGCAGATAGGAGACCAGATGAATTCGAAGCATCTTCCCGTAAAGGTCCTGTTTGAAATCGAAGAGGTGAACCTCAAAGAGAGGTGAACCATTGTCAAAAGTGGGTCTGCGGCCGAAATTGGCAACGCCGTCAAACAGCTTTTGGTCAACGCGAGCCTTTACTGCATAGATGCCATGCTTCAACGGACATCCTACGCCAAGGCTCAAATTGGCTGTGGGATAGCCGAGATCCCGGCCGCGCTTGTCACCGTGCTGTACATGTGCGTCGAAGAACCAACGATAGCCAAGCAGTCCATTGGCAAGAGATATCTCGCCGTCCGATAGAGCCTGCCTGATCCGCGACGAAGAAATGATCTCGGCCCCTTCGTCGTTTTCTGGTGAGACAATGCTGACGCCGAAACCATGATCGTTCCCAGCCTGCCTTAAGAAGTCCGGAGTGCCCTTACGTGCTTTCCCGAAATGAAAGTCATATCCTGTGACCGCATGGCTGATTGCGAGCCTTTCAATCAAGATATCACGCACAAAGTCTTGTGCCTCGACGTTGGCGAACTCCCTAGTGAAGGGCAACATGAGGACACCGTCTAGTTCGCTGTCCTTCAAGACTTCGCATTTCGCGTCGGAGGGGGTCAGGCGAAATACAGGCTTGTCTGGACTGAAGACCGTTCGCGGATGAGGCTCGAACGTCATCGCGTAGACAGGGCAGTTCAGTCGTTTGCCAAGCTCAAGCGCTTCGCCCAGAACGGCCCGATGCCCACGGTGGACGCCATCGAAATTACCAATTGCGACGACGCCACCCTTCAGATGTGCTGGGAAGGCATCGAGATCCGTTACGACCGAAAAATCGGCGGGGGAGTTACCTGGCATGCAGAAAACCTTTGAGCTCCGGCTGCGCTGGGCCAGGGCAGATGTCGCAAAAGCAGCACATCGCAAGCGACAAGCTGTCTTTTAGAAAGGGTCAAGAACCCAGGGCGCGAAATTGCCGTTTTAGTCCCGAAAGGTCAAGCAGCCTCAGGGCAAAGAAACACTTGGGCCGTCACTTGTGTTCTAAACGCACCCCACGTTCACCGATTGAGACGATCTTCCTCGCGCGTAGGTACTTTGACAAGCGCTTCGCCTTCCAGAACGACGGTATCGTCAACACTGCAGAGACACGAAAGCCTGGCACGGTTGCCGCGCTCCATGAGCTCCTCGACTGTGACGGCAACACGAACATCGTCGTCAATCCTGACCGGTGCCTTGAAATTCAATGTTTGCGAAAGATAGATGGCGCCGGGGCCTGGCAAGCGTGTTCCCAAGACTGCAGAAATAAGACTGGCTGTATAGAGGCCGTGTGCGATTCTTGTTTTGAACGGTGTCTTTGCGGCGAAGTGCTCCGAAAGATGTATCGGGTTTCGATCACCTGAAACCTCGGCAAAACCGACAACATCAGATGAATTGACATGTTTCACCAGTGTTTCTGTCATGCCTATCTTGAGATCTTCATAGCATAATCTTTGCAATTCAAGCATAGCCGTCCATTTCAATTTTTCGCCGGAATCCTTTGGATTTGCAGGCTATGGAACATGGCTGATCGCAGCAATTGGGCTTTGGATGCATAAAATATCGCGCATTAACGGACTTTTCAGGGGCTTGTCCTAATGTCCATCAGGTGTGGGGAGGCGAGGACACTTTAAGTGTCTCTCTCCTTTAA contains:
- a CDS encoding MaoC family dehydratase → MLELQRLCYEDLKIGMTETLVKHVNSSDVVGFAEVSGDRNPIHLSEHFAAKTPFKTRIAHGLYTASLISAVLGTRLPGPGAIYLSQTLNFKAPVRIDDDVRVAVTVEELMERGNRARLSCLCSVDDTVVLEGEALVKVPTREEDRLNR
- a CDS encoding bifunctional riboflavin kinase/FAD synthetase; protein product: MPGNSPADFSVVTDLDAFPAHLKGGVVAIGNFDGVHRGHRAVLGEALELGKRLNCPVYAMTFEPHPRTVFSPDKPVFRLTPSDAKCEVLKDSELDGVLMLPFTREFANVEAQDFVRDILIERLAISHAVTGYDFHFGKARKGTPDFLRQAGNDHGFGVSIVSPENDEGAEIISSSRIRQALSDGEISLANGLLGYRWFFDAHVQHGDKRGRDLGYPTANLSLGVGCPLKHGIYAVKARVDQKLFDGVANFGRRPTFDNGSPLFEVHLFDFKQDLYGKMLRIHLVSYLRGEQKFDTVEALIEQMNQDSEEARAALASMQPISELDLLLTQVV